One segment of Alnus glutinosa chromosome 2, dhAlnGlut1.1, whole genome shotgun sequence DNA contains the following:
- the LOC133859575 gene encoding receptor-like protein kinase FERONIA: MQSSCKSYVCLFSVFIFLNYLTTVTAKPASSPYSGTDNIVLNCGSSAISTDPDGKEWTGDVGSKFISSQANETSTTVSKNNSTAPKRTKSLLFLAIFGASLGVATVFLLLGLTIFMQSKRAKPHKNQTSVALEGLCRRFTLAEIRAATNKFDRNLIIGRGGCGFVFKGHIDDELKPVAIKLFGPTSEQGFREFRTEIEMLSKLRHPHLVPLIGYCNDEPHMMIVYDFMANKTLRDHLYNTDNPPLSWKQRLEICIGAARGLLYLHEGAEHPIIHRDVNTSNILLDENWVTKVSDFGLSRRGPTSLSKSHVTTDVKGTFGYIDPEYFWTSHLTLKSDVFGFGVVLFEVLCARPAVDTGLDDEQQSLALWAQQCFEDRTLDRIIDPRLIGKIAPESLKVYAKIAYKCLHDFRDRRPKMAKVLRALELAMELQEIADGGAHTVVIDKEVPSRGKGNPVVSRPANNGDLVHLCPTFWKSSISRKELVRFFSDKAFKWVKSPKPRCLKAYCCGAPEYDGLPRVQVQKPNLRCGGPYTTPGKILIEITNVEVQ, encoded by the coding sequence ATGCAAAGCTCGTGCAAATCATATGTCTGCCTCTTCTCAGTTTTTATCTTCCTGAATTACCTAACAACCGTAACCGCTAAGCCAGCCTCCTCTCCTTATTCCGGGACGGATAATATCGTGCTTAACTGCGGCTCCTCTGCTATCTCAACTGACCCTGATGGCAAGGAATGGACCGGAGATGTTGGCTCAAAATTCATTTCCTCACAAGCTAATGAAACCTCGACGACAGTCTCAAAAAACAACAGTACCGCTCCAAAACGCACGAAATCGCTCTTGTTCCTCGCCATTTTTGGAGCTTCCCTTGGTGTCGCAActgtttttcttctcttgggCTTAACGATTTTCATGCAGAGCAAGAGAGCAAAGCCCCACAAGAACCAAACATCAGTAGCTCTTGAAGGATTGTGCCGTCGCTTTACTCTGGCAGAGATTCGTGCTGCCACAAATAAGTTTGACAGGAATCTTATCATTGGAAGAGGTGGCTGTGGTTTCGTGTTTAAAGGTCACATCGATGATGAACTCAAACCGGTAGCCATCAAGCTCTTTGGGCCAACCTCGGAACAAGGGTTCCGCGAGTTTCGAACGGAGATCGAAATGCTGTCAAAGCTCCGTCACCCCCACCTGGTCCCTTTGATCGGTTACTGCAACGATGAGCCGCACATGATGATTGTGTATGACTTCATGGCCAACAAAACGCTTCGTGATCATCTTTACAACACGGATAATCCTCCGTTGTCATGGAAGCAGAGGCTGGAGATTTGTATTGGTGCCGCTCGAGGACTATTGTACCTCCATGAAGGTGCGGAACACCCGATCATACACCGCGACGTCAATACCAGCAACATTCTGCTCGACGAGAATTGGGTGACCAAGGTTTCGGACTTTGGGCTGTCCAGACGGGGCCCTACAAGCCTGTCAAAGAGCCACGTCACCACGGATGTGAAGGGCACCTTCGGGTATATAGACCCGGAGTATTTCTGGACCTCTCATCTAACGCTGAAATCCGACGTGTTTGGGTTTGGGGTGGTGTTGTTTGAGGTGTTGTGCGCAAGACCAGCGGTGGATACGGGTCTAGATGATGAGCAACAAAGTTTGGCCCTATGGGCGCAGCAGTGTTTTGAAGATCGTACACTTGATCGGATCATTGATCCCCGTCTGATCGGTAAAATTGCGCCGGAGAGCTTAAAGGTGTACGCGAAGATTGCGTATAAATGTTTACACGATTTTAGAGATCGACGGCCCAAAATGGCTAAAGTGTTGAGGGCCCTTGAGCTTGCAATGGAGTTGCAGGAGATTGCTGATGGTGGGGCTCATACGGTGGTGATCGACAAGGAAGTTCCATCACGTGGGAAAGGGAATCCGGTGGTGTCAAGACCAGCGAACAATGGTGATCTGGTGCATTTGTGTCCAACGTTTTGGAAGAGCAGTATATCCCGAAAGGAACTTGTAAGGTTTTTCAGTGACAAGGCATTTAAATGGGTTAAATCACCAAAGCCTCGCTGTCTAAAGGCATATTGTTGTGGGGCTCCCGAGTATGATGGCTTGCCACGTGTCCAGGTGCAAAAGCCTAATTTAAGATGCGGCGGACCATATACGACGCCGGGGAAGATTTTAATTGAGATTACAAACGTCGAAGTCCAATAA